A single genomic interval of Corallococcus exiguus harbors:
- a CDS encoding CPCC family cysteine-rich protein, translating into MTLMHCERGANEEAIQVLCRGVTNGFLSPVCEAILGGRVEVVGEAEVLLPWPCCGHRTLTELYDSVVRTGYDICNHCRWEDDGIVSDSVHGSVNKAAMSQYRERIREESNYFYREKWS; encoded by the coding sequence ATGACCCTGATGCATTGTGAACGCGGGGCGAACGAGGAGGCGATCCAGGTCCTTTGCCGTGGCGTCACCAACGGGTTCCTGTCGCCGGTCTGCGAGGCGATCTTGGGGGGAAGAGTCGAGGTCGTGGGGGAGGCAGAGGTCCTGTTGCCATGGCCGTGCTGCGGCCACCGGACGCTAACGGAGCTGTATGATTCAGTGGTGAGAACCGGCTACGACATCTGCAACCACTGCCGCTGGGAGGATGATGGAATCGTGAGTGATTCCGTCCACGGCAGCGTCAACAAGGCAGCCATGTCTCAATATCGGGAGCGGATTCGCGAGGAGTCGAACTACTTCTACCGTGAGAAGTGGAGCTAA
- a CDS encoding DUF7710 domain-containing protein, whose amino-acid sequence MRPVSFPVATTYEDEDWVVTFASTREELRPLGEPGFIEEDSLRTAGGREFHWAFELESGLRFSLRWSEEMKYSVVVADPPDPSAVVAALRALGMNTEFVTRELPEDRHLRRRMARGCVWLFTGEGAVQVTAVFSRKALADAWLAEKHLSGELVAYPLDTSVYEAERRWGIPEVPQLGPEGIQCFVGRVAERYTYRDGNPVNPGVPSP is encoded by the coding sequence ATGCGACCGGTGTCCTTCCCTGTAGCGACTACCTATGAGGATGAAGACTGGGTCGTGACGTTTGCTTCGACCCGGGAAGAGCTCCGGCCGCTGGGCGAGCCCGGCTTCATCGAGGAGGACTCGCTGCGCACAGCGGGAGGCCGTGAGTTTCACTGGGCCTTCGAGTTGGAGAGTGGGCTTCGGTTCAGTCTGCGCTGGAGTGAGGAGATGAAGTATTCGGTAGTCGTCGCGGATCCTCCGGACCCGTCCGCGGTCGTCGCCGCGCTTCGTGCCCTCGGCATGAACACCGAGTTCGTGACGCGGGAGCTACCGGAAGACCGTCATCTCCGGCGCAGGATGGCGCGCGGTTGTGTCTGGCTCTTCACGGGGGAGGGCGCCGTCCAGGTGACAGCGGTCTTCTCTCGGAAGGCCCTGGCGGACGCGTGGCTGGCGGAGAAGCACCTTTCCGGAGAGCTTGTCGCGTACCCGCTGGACACCTCCGTCTACGAAGCAGAAAGGCGCTGGGGGATACCGGAGGTGCCTCAATTGGGACCTGAAGGCATCCAGTGTTTCGTCGGACGGGTGGCCGAGCGCTACACATATCGGGACGGGAACCCCGTGAACCCAGGCGTGCCATCCCCGTGA
- a CDS encoding peptidylprolyl isomerase yields the protein MARFDGGVVTQDEVLRESQRLPPNLRERFETGPGRQEFIRSLVDKRLLFQEATRRGIPQDEEIRRQVRELEERLSIQALLAQEEKAAAAPTEAEARAFYEGHLERFAQPERLRLARAWVMVPSGSGRPVWEQARQRAESLRKRLLAGEPVAKVAASGDGPERARGGEWGLLARGEFGNAELEKAALALNRPGAVSAVVQDATGVGVLVLQERRPARVPPFEEVREAVAGQMAPGAQRRVFEQLLTRLRAASSVQLSDGTGSPAGTPDVKP from the coding sequence GTGGCGCGCTTCGATGGCGGCGTGGTGACCCAGGACGAGGTCCTGCGCGAGAGCCAGCGGCTCCCTCCCAACCTTCGCGAACGTTTCGAGACCGGTCCAGGACGTCAGGAGTTCATTCGTTCCCTGGTTGATAAGCGATTGCTGTTCCAGGAGGCCACTCGCCGGGGCATTCCCCAGGACGAGGAGATCCGCCGCCAGGTGCGGGAGCTGGAAGAGCGGCTGAGCATCCAGGCCCTCCTCGCCCAGGAAGAGAAGGCCGCTGCCGCCCCCACGGAGGCGGAGGCGCGGGCCTTCTATGAGGGGCACCTCGAACGCTTCGCGCAGCCGGAGCGGCTCCGCCTGGCCCGGGCGTGGGTGATGGTCCCTTCGGGCAGCGGTCGCCCGGTCTGGGAGCAGGCACGCCAGCGCGCCGAGTCCCTGCGAAAGCGGCTGCTCGCGGGCGAGCCGGTGGCGAAGGTCGCGGCCTCGGGGGATGGCCCGGAGCGTGCGCGAGGCGGGGAGTGGGGGCTGCTGGCGCGGGGCGAGTTCGGGAACGCGGAGCTCGAGAAGGCCGCGTTGGCGCTGAACCGCCCGGGTGCCGTCTCCGCGGTGGTGCAGGACGCGACGGGCGTGGGCGTGCTGGTGCTGCAGGAGCGCCGTCCCGCGCGCGTGCCTCCCTTCGAGGAGGTTCGCGAAGCGGTGGCCGGGCAGATGGCGCCGGGGGCCCAGCGGCGCGTGTTCGAGCAGCTCCTGACGCGGCTTCGGGCCGCGTCGTCCGTCCAGTTGTCGGACGGGACCGGATCCCCGGCGGGGACTCCGGACGTGAAGCCTTGA
- a CDS encoding dihydroorotate dehydrogenase (quinone): protein MRDFYEGFEGEPEIRFVAKVKGVPDQVLRIWDGYFDSIMARIELKGGQWTGLALPYHLCEGWHDAPWKIENLDSVVDQWRQIRTDGLPAGCGEVHVAILELLTSADAAGGEVWISEE from the coding sequence ATGCGTGATTTTTACGAGGGATTCGAGGGTGAGCCGGAAATTCGCTTCGTCGCGAAGGTCAAGGGCGTGCCAGATCAGGTTCTGCGGATCTGGGATGGATATTTTGATTCTATCATGGCGAGAATTGAGCTGAAGGGTGGCCAGTGGACTGGGTTGGCTCTGCCATATCATCTGTGTGAGGGTTGGCATGACGCACCCTGGAAGATTGAAAACCTGGACTCTGTGGTGGATCAGTGGAGACAGATACGAACGGACGGTCTTCCCGCAGGGTGTGGCGAGGTGCATGTCGCCATTCTTGAGTTGTTGACTTCAGCTGATGCGGCTGGTGGCGAGGTGTGGATCTCGGAGGAGTAG
- a CDS encoding RsmB/NOP family class I SAM-dependent RNA methyltransferase, translating to MATTRKPGPSRGGPPKSGGPRTSRPGAPKKRKDAGGRADKPKMSRAQHERARPNPNRPLREDLVLQACLEAYGGVRREGRLSDRALEFVLRRKTALYSTERRAVAERVYALLRRQRTVDFLLEKSHKKFDTLDATRQDVMRLAASRILHGEDPTYVARSSGLTGPDVSVLDRLPDAAADLDALPEAKRFPIAASLPDFLADRFKAVFGKDASRAAEAMNERAPLIVRANTLKGDRAQLQDRLAAEDVESTKPTALSPFGLVMETRLNLFSLQDFKDGGFEIQDEGSQLLGMLVDAPPTRVVDACAGAGGKTLQLAAQMKNRGDLHALDVDEGRMEDLRKRARRAGVHNVRTQIIPHEGPDADAALTPLKGLADRVLVDAPCSGSGTFRRKPDARYRLTPEDLEMHVGRQKALLARFAMLVKPGGRLIYGTCSVLREENENVVEDFLSKHPDFSVRPVAEVLGAELGAKLGPGPFLRLAPHTHGTDGFFGAVLVKAK from the coding sequence ATGGCCACGACTCGTAAGCCTGGACCTTCCCGCGGCGGCCCCCCCAAGTCCGGCGGGCCCCGCACGTCCCGCCCTGGCGCGCCGAAGAAGCGCAAGGACGCCGGTGGACGCGCCGACAAACCGAAGATGAGCCGCGCCCAGCATGAACGCGCGCGCCCCAACCCCAACCGCCCCCTGCGCGAGGACCTGGTCCTCCAGGCGTGTCTGGAGGCCTACGGCGGCGTGCGCCGCGAGGGCCGCCTGTCCGACCGCGCCCTGGAGTTCGTGCTGCGCCGCAAGACGGCCCTGTACTCCACCGAGCGCCGCGCCGTGGCCGAGCGCGTCTACGCGCTGCTGCGCCGCCAGCGCACCGTGGACTTCCTCCTGGAGAAGTCTCACAAGAAGTTCGACACCCTGGACGCCACGCGGCAGGACGTCATGCGGCTCGCAGCGTCCCGCATCCTCCACGGCGAGGACCCCACCTACGTCGCGCGCTCCAGCGGGCTCACCGGCCCGGACGTGTCCGTGCTCGACCGCCTGCCGGACGCCGCCGCGGACCTGGACGCCCTGCCGGAAGCGAAGCGCTTCCCCATCGCCGCGTCGCTGCCGGACTTCCTCGCGGACCGCTTCAAGGCCGTCTTCGGCAAGGACGCCTCGCGCGCCGCCGAGGCCATGAATGAGCGCGCCCCGCTCATCGTCCGCGCCAACACGCTCAAGGGCGACCGCGCCCAGCTCCAGGATCGCCTGGCCGCGGAGGACGTGGAGTCCACGAAGCCCACCGCGCTGTCCCCCTTCGGACTGGTGATGGAGACGCGGCTCAACCTCTTCTCCCTCCAGGACTTCAAGGACGGGGGGTTCGAGATCCAGGACGAGGGCAGCCAGCTGTTGGGCATGCTCGTGGATGCGCCGCCCACCCGCGTGGTGGACGCGTGCGCGGGCGCGGGCGGCAAGACGTTGCAGCTGGCCGCGCAGATGAAGAACCGCGGCGACCTGCACGCGCTGGACGTGGATGAAGGCCGCATGGAGGACCTGCGCAAGCGCGCGCGCCGCGCCGGCGTGCACAACGTGCGCACGCAGATCATCCCCCACGAGGGCCCGGACGCGGACGCCGCGCTCACGCCGCTGAAGGGCCTGGCGGACCGGGTGCTGGTGGACGCGCCGTGCAGCGGCTCCGGCACCTTCCGCCGCAAGCCGGACGCCCGCTACCGCCTCACTCCGGAAGACCTGGAGATGCACGTGGGCCGGCAGAAGGCCCTGCTCGCGCGCTTCGCCATGCTGGTGAAGCCCGGCGGCCGGCTCATCTACGGCACGTGCAGCGTGCTGCGTGAGGAGAACGAGAACGTGGTGGAGGACTTCCTGTCCAAGCACCCCGACTTCAGCGTGCGCCCCGTGGCGGAGGTGCTGGGCGCGGAGCTGGGCGCGAAGCTGGGGCCCGGCCCCTTCTTGCGGCTGGCCCCGCACACCCACGGCACCGACGGCTTCTTCGGCGCCGTGCTCGTCAAGGCGAAGTAA
- a CDS encoding carboxypeptidase-like regulatory domain-containing protein — MGKRLKTYGGLGLLVGVLMTGCDDAPSANRHEDTCAEPRSLRVEVMSSDGAYIQGASVTATNLESNISITGVTDDRGVTTAINETLAPSPIRVVATAGSHVTHAERVEWTCDECHCTPVPDTVTLKLQD; from the coding sequence ATGGGAAAGCGTTTGAAGACGTATGGCGGGTTGGGGCTGCTCGTGGGCGTGCTGATGACGGGCTGTGATGATGCCCCCAGCGCGAACCGGCACGAGGACACCTGCGCGGAGCCGCGGTCGCTGCGCGTGGAGGTGATGTCGTCGGACGGCGCGTACATCCAGGGCGCGTCCGTGACGGCCACCAACCTGGAGAGCAACATCAGCATCACCGGCGTGACGGATGACCGGGGCGTCACCACGGCCATCAACGAAACGCTCGCGCCCAGCCCCATCCGAGTGGTGGCCACGGCGGGCTCGCACGTGACGCACGCGGAGCGCGTGGAGTGGACCTGTGACGAATGCCACTGCACGCCTGTTCCCGACACGGTGACGCTCAAGCTCCAGGATTGA
- a CDS encoding tol-pal system YbgF family protein → MAPSLPAPSPCARHPDAAAGWRCEHCEALLCPACVETRRTGTVEYTVCVRCEGTANVLLRHRSQRALRTRLTGALRFPFTVPGLQTLLAVSLMLAVLRMLGMGVRILVVLPMALGLGVFWSAFFALVRGAARGDADPEGPGFTSIVQDNIVPGLRGLGVTVGVFVPALARAWHLLPSVSGYETVGRIMLPLQALGQPVVWEDPFFWGLAGLGLLWLPWALLLAATSQSVFTALNPLRTLGCLRAVGPDAGLMTGVFVLLACAHAVMHWGAAWVFYLPVPFVSTWLAEALTCLAPFAAASLLGLVLYVHGDALGYLPARDLLEPTLGDTAPQRVPVSLLESPVLEAPGPADAGVEAKVAELGAAVAARDVAKALALYGALHVLPRLKLLPSHHLFIGQAAAVEGDFPLSVKALEAAADTAPDEPTAPRALVLLARVQGEKLGNTVRAEEIYRYIVHRYPDTEAARFSHARLPPAA, encoded by the coding sequence ATGGCCCCTTCCCTCCCTGCCCCTTCCCCCTGCGCGAGACACCCGGACGCTGCCGCTGGCTGGCGTTGCGAGCACTGCGAGGCATTGCTGTGCCCCGCGTGCGTGGAGACCCGGCGCACGGGCACGGTGGAGTACACCGTCTGCGTCCGGTGCGAGGGCACGGCGAACGTGCTCCTGCGCCACCGCTCGCAGCGGGCCCTCCGGACCCGCCTGACTGGCGCCCTGCGCTTTCCCTTCACCGTTCCGGGCCTGCAGACGCTCCTGGCCGTCAGCCTGATGCTGGCGGTGCTGCGCATGCTCGGAATGGGCGTGCGCATCCTCGTGGTGCTGCCCATGGCGCTCGGGCTGGGCGTCTTCTGGTCCGCCTTCTTCGCGCTCGTGCGCGGCGCGGCCCGGGGCGACGCGGATCCCGAGGGACCCGGCTTCACCAGCATCGTCCAGGACAACATCGTGCCGGGCCTGCGCGGACTGGGCGTCACCGTGGGCGTCTTCGTGCCCGCGCTCGCGCGTGCCTGGCACCTGCTGCCCTCCGTGTCCGGGTACGAGACCGTCGGGCGGATCATGCTCCCGCTGCAGGCCCTGGGGCAGCCCGTGGTGTGGGAGGACCCCTTCTTCTGGGGGCTCGCCGGCCTGGGACTCCTGTGGCTGCCGTGGGCGCTGCTGCTGGCCGCCACCTCGCAGTCGGTGTTCACCGCCTTGAATCCCTTGCGCACGCTCGGATGCCTGCGGGCGGTGGGGCCCGACGCGGGGCTGATGACGGGCGTGTTCGTGCTGCTGGCGTGCGCCCACGCCGTGATGCACTGGGGCGCGGCCTGGGTGTTCTACCTGCCCGTGCCCTTCGTCTCCACGTGGCTCGCGGAGGCGCTCACGTGCCTGGCGCCCTTCGCCGCCGCGAGCCTGCTGGGGCTCGTGCTGTACGTGCACGGGGACGCGCTGGGCTATCTGCCCGCGCGCGACCTGCTGGAGCCCACGCTGGGTGACACCGCGCCCCAACGCGTGCCCGTGTCCCTTCTCGAGTCCCCGGTGCTCGAAGCCCCGGGCCCCGCCGACGCCGGAGTCGAAGCGAAGGTGGCCGAGCTGGGCGCGGCGGTGGCGGCGCGCGACGTGGCGAAGGCGCTGGCGCTGTATGGCGCGCTCCACGTTCTGCCCCGCCTGAAGCTTTTGCCGTCACACCATCTGTTCATCGGACAGGCCGCGGCAGTGGAAGGAGATTTCCCACTGTCGGTCAAAGCGTTGGAAGCCGCGGCGGACACGGCGCCGGATGAACCCACCGCGCCCCGCGCGCTGGTGCTGCTGGCGCGCGTGCAGGGGGAGAAGTTGGGAAACACGGTGCGCGCGGAGGAGATCTATCGCTACATCGTGCATCGTTATCCGGACACGGAGGCCGCACGTTTTTCCCATGCGCGGCTGCCGCCCGCCGCCTGA
- a CDS encoding peptidylprolyl isomerase, whose translation MGLAVLGLSLGVSACGKEKSASTPAVTDSVVARVGETKITQAELEAKLAEQPAFVRARYGTPEKKKEFLDNLVRFELLVQEAKRRGLESDPEVRAMLEKVMVQQLVKSQTESAEAVVSDADAKAFYDANLAEFVKPERVRISQLVLKAPRGTPERQKALTQAVKLATEVRKESNVPRAFDTAVRAHSQDTATQAQGGDLGFHTREELTALGGEALAESAWNMKAVGQLSAPVETDAGVHLLMLQARQVGHEQTFEQAKPRIMQRLGAERRAKALEALVEKLRTQTKVDVNEDILAKVNPEAGVKPAPRPGQAEAAPR comes from the coding sequence ATGGGACTGGCAGTGTTGGGGCTGTCCCTGGGAGTGAGTGCCTGCGGCAAGGAGAAGTCAGCCTCGACCCCGGCAGTGACGGATTCTGTCGTAGCCCGCGTGGGGGAGACGAAAATCACCCAGGCGGAGCTGGAGGCGAAGCTGGCGGAACAGCCTGCCTTTGTCAGGGCGCGCTACGGAACTCCGGAGAAGAAGAAGGAATTTCTAGACAATCTTGTTCGCTTTGAACTGCTGGTCCAGGAGGCGAAGCGCCGCGGGCTGGAGTCGGACCCCGAGGTCCGGGCGATGCTTGAGAAGGTGATGGTGCAGCAGCTGGTAAAATCCCAGACGGAGTCCGCGGAGGCGGTGGTGAGCGACGCGGACGCGAAAGCCTTCTACGACGCCAACCTCGCGGAGTTCGTGAAGCCGGAGCGCGTCCGGATCAGCCAGCTCGTGTTGAAGGCGCCCCGGGGCACGCCGGAGCGGCAGAAGGCGCTGACGCAGGCGGTGAAGCTGGCGACGGAGGTGCGGAAGGAAAGCAATGTGCCGCGCGCGTTCGACACGGCGGTGCGTGCGCACTCCCAGGACACGGCGACCCAGGCACAGGGTGGAGACCTGGGCTTCCACACGCGAGAGGAATTGACGGCCCTGGGAGGCGAGGCGCTGGCGGAGTCCGCGTGGAACATGAAGGCGGTGGGCCAGCTGTCAGCCCCCGTCGAAACCGATGCGGGCGTCCATCTCCTGATGTTGCAGGCACGTCAGGTGGGGCATGAGCAGACGTTCGAACAGGCAAAGCCTCGCATCATGCAACGTCTGGGAGCGGAGCGCCGGGCGAAGGCGCTGGAGGCCCTGGTCGAGAAGCTGCGGACCCAGACGAAGGTGGACGTGAACGAGGACATCCTCGCGAAGGTGAATCCGGAGGCAGGCGTGAAGCCCGCGCCCCGCCCGGGGCAGGCCGAGGCGGCGCCGCGATAG
- a CDS encoding metallophosphoesterase yields the protein MDRTKSLSLAALAALFVGGFASGDALALPRDPYLQKVGPDTATVAFRLSSNCSSAQVRYGVGNTSQTVKSSATAKIHAVVLTGLSPATSYTYSVDGCGETTPAKTFTTAPVPGTRRVHFAAVGDFGTGGSDQKKVAASMLTNKPELFVALGDNAYASGTETEFQTNLFTPMAALLAQVPMFATPGNHEYVTNEAQPYLDNLYLPTNNAEGSERYYSFDWGHVHFVSIDSNCAVGLASASKCTLAAQKAFVEKDLAATTQPWKVVFFHHPSWSSGEHGSQLTMRRQFGPLFEKYGVDLVLTGHDHDYERSKPMRGDAEAGKNETGIPFLVVGGGGATLRTFATARPSWSVIRDDAAHGFLDVDVVEGNLTAKLVKTDGGTLDSFTLSKTLPTQPDQPQGTLNVAVNTASGAAPHTASFTATASQSGATVTWDFGDGATAEGPQVQHVFAQAGTYTVTAKATVQGAAPLTATTVVTVTSNGTTDPGTDPGTGEDPGTTPSDPDPRPEIPATPSTPGVTPGDDSNGGGGCAAGPSAALIPAAAALVAGLVRRRRRNR from the coding sequence ATGGACCGGACGAAGTCTCTTTCGCTCGCCGCCCTGGCTGCCCTTTTCGTGGGGGGCTTCGCCTCGGGTGACGCGCTCGCCCTGCCGCGTGATCCCTACCTTCAGAAGGTGGGCCCCGACACCGCCACCGTGGCGTTCCGGCTGTCGTCGAACTGCTCCAGCGCCCAGGTGCGCTACGGCGTGGGCAACACCAGCCAGACGGTGAAGTCGTCGGCCACCGCGAAGATTCACGCCGTGGTCCTCACCGGCCTGTCGCCCGCCACCTCCTATACGTACTCCGTGGACGGCTGCGGTGAGACGACCCCGGCGAAGACGTTCACCACCGCCCCCGTGCCCGGCACGCGGCGCGTGCACTTCGCAGCGGTGGGCGACTTCGGCACCGGTGGCAGCGACCAGAAGAAGGTCGCCGCCTCCATGCTCACCAACAAGCCGGAGCTCTTCGTCGCACTGGGTGACAACGCCTACGCATCCGGCACCGAGACCGAGTTCCAGACCAACCTCTTCACCCCCATGGCCGCCCTGCTCGCACAGGTGCCCATGTTCGCCACGCCCGGCAATCACGAGTACGTGACCAACGAGGCCCAGCCCTACCTGGACAACCTCTACCTGCCCACCAACAACGCAGAGGGCTCGGAGCGCTACTACTCGTTCGACTGGGGGCACGTGCACTTCGTGTCCATCGACTCGAACTGCGCCGTGGGCCTGGCGTCCGCGAGCAAATGCACGCTCGCAGCGCAGAAGGCGTTCGTGGAGAAGGACCTGGCCGCCACCACGCAGCCTTGGAAGGTCGTCTTCTTCCACCACCCGTCCTGGTCCAGCGGCGAGCACGGCTCGCAGCTCACCATGCGCCGCCAGTTCGGCCCCCTGTTCGAGAAGTACGGCGTGGACCTGGTCCTCACCGGCCATGACCACGACTACGAGCGCAGCAAGCCCATGCGCGGTGACGCCGAGGCCGGCAAGAACGAGACGGGCATCCCCTTCCTCGTCGTCGGCGGCGGCGGCGCCACCCTGCGCACGTTCGCCACGGCGCGCCCCTCCTGGAGCGTCATCCGCGACGACGCGGCCCACGGCTTCCTCGACGTGGACGTCGTCGAGGGCAACCTCACCGCGAAGCTCGTGAAGACGGACGGCGGCACCCTGGACTCGTTCACCCTCTCCAAGACGCTCCCCACGCAGCCGGATCAGCCCCAGGGCACGCTGAACGTCGCCGTCAACACCGCCAGCGGCGCCGCGCCCCACACGGCCTCGTTCACCGCGACGGCCTCCCAGTCCGGCGCCACCGTCACCTGGGACTTCGGCGACGGCGCCACCGCTGAAGGCCCCCAGGTCCAGCACGTCTTCGCCCAGGCTGGCACCTACACCGTGACGGCCAAGGCCACCGTCCAGGGCGCCGCCCCGCTGACGGCCACCACCGTGGTCACCGTGACGTCCAACGGGACCACCGACCCTGGCACCGACCCCGGCACGGGTGAGGACCCCGGCACCACGCCGTCCGACCCCGACCCCCGCCCCGAGATTCCGGCCACGCCCTCGACGCCGGGCGTCACGCCGGGGGATGACTCGAACGGGGGCGGTGGCTGCGCCGCCGGCCCGTCCGCCGCCCTGATTCCCGCCGCCGCGGCCCTCGTGGCCGGGCTCGTGCGTCGCCGGCGCCGGAACCGCTGA
- a CDS encoding M61 family metallopeptidase, whose product MSLAVHYRVAMPRPHAHLFEVEASFPAGTDFLDAVMPVWTPGSYLVREYARQVQDVTAQGPDGQPLPVRRVDKRTWRVDARGQAVTLRYRVYANELSVRTSHLDGSHAYFNGATVFLYTEATRTLPHHVTVDAPEGWRTFCALDSEGATFHAPDYDTLVDSPFEVGPHTPLTFTAAGVPHEVVVWGDSVPDADRLCADMQRICEAQARMYGGLPLKRYLFLVYLTDKGRGGLEHQASTALLFPRTGLSSLRGWEDFLTLVAHEYFHLWNIKRVKPRALVPFDYSQENYTTLLWAFEGGTAYYDNLFVRRAGLMSPTRYLARLGETFSLLHSTPGRRVQSLTEASLVSWVKHYRPDEHSTNSAISYYLKGEVVSALLDLELRRATGDAKCLDDVMRLLWQRHGDGSGVPEDGVEQAASEVAGVDLTPFFDRTVRSTEDLDYGVFAHVGLEVSFRVREAPNDKGGTPPRLKGEPKPKGWLGVTLRGSSTLSTVPEGTPALDAGLYPEDDVVALDGWRVDGAGLIARCEDKRPGDTVRVTLFRRDRLLEVPVVLGQKPADAAWLQRVERPTDAQKAAFQAWLGSPWDETPGPA is encoded by the coding sequence ATGTCGCTCGCCGTCCACTACCGCGTCGCCATGCCCCGCCCGCATGCGCACCTGTTCGAAGTGGAGGCGAGCTTCCCCGCCGGGACGGACTTTCTCGACGCGGTGATGCCGGTGTGGACGCCGGGCAGCTACCTGGTGCGCGAGTACGCCCGCCAGGTGCAGGACGTCACCGCGCAGGGCCCGGACGGCCAGCCCCTGCCGGTGCGCCGCGTGGACAAGCGCACGTGGCGCGTGGACGCGCGAGGGCAGGCCGTCACCCTGCGCTACCGCGTCTACGCGAACGAGCTGTCCGTGCGCACCAGCCACCTGGACGGCAGCCACGCCTACTTCAACGGCGCCACCGTGTTCCTCTACACGGAAGCCACGCGCACCCTGCCCCACCACGTCACCGTGGACGCGCCGGAGGGCTGGCGCACGTTCTGCGCGCTGGACTCGGAAGGGGCCACCTTCCACGCGCCGGACTACGACACGCTCGTGGACAGCCCCTTCGAGGTGGGCCCGCACACGCCGCTCACCTTCACCGCCGCGGGCGTGCCGCACGAAGTGGTGGTGTGGGGCGACAGCGTGCCGGACGCGGACCGGCTGTGCGCGGACATGCAGCGCATCTGCGAGGCCCAGGCGCGCATGTACGGAGGCCTGCCGCTCAAGCGATATCTGTTCCTCGTCTACCTCACCGACAAGGGCCGCGGCGGGCTGGAGCACCAGGCCTCCACCGCGCTGCTCTTCCCGCGCACGGGGCTGTCCTCGCTCCGGGGCTGGGAGGACTTCCTCACGCTGGTGGCGCACGAGTACTTCCACCTGTGGAACATCAAGCGGGTGAAGCCGCGCGCGCTGGTGCCGTTCGACTACTCGCAGGAGAACTACACCACGCTGCTGTGGGCCTTCGAGGGCGGCACCGCCTACTACGACAACCTCTTCGTGCGCCGCGCGGGCCTGATGTCCCCCACGCGCTACCTGGCCCGGCTGGGGGAGACCTTTTCCCTGCTGCACTCCACCCCGGGCCGCCGCGTGCAGTCGCTCACGGAGGCGTCGCTCGTCAGCTGGGTGAAGCACTACCGCCCGGACGAGCACTCCACCAACAGCGCCATCTCCTACTACCTGAAGGGAGAGGTGGTGAGCGCGCTGCTGGACCTGGAGCTGCGCCGCGCCACCGGCGACGCGAAGTGCCTGGATGATGTCATGCGGTTGCTGTGGCAACGCCATGGCGACGGCTCCGGCGTCCCCGAGGACGGCGTGGAGCAGGCCGCGAGCGAGGTGGCGGGCGTGGACCTGACGCCCTTCTTCGACCGGACGGTGCGCTCCACGGAGGACCTGGACTACGGCGTCTTCGCGCACGTGGGGCTGGAGGTGTCCTTCCGCGTGCGGGAGGCCCCCAACGACAAGGGCGGCACGCCGCCGCGCCTCAAGGGCGAGCCCAAGCCCAAGGGCTGGCTGGGCGTCACCTTGCGCGGCTCCTCGACGCTGTCCACCGTACCGGAGGGCACGCCCGCGCTGGACGCGGGCCTGTATCCGGAAGACGACGTGGTGGCGCTGGACGGCTGGCGCGTGGACGGCGCGGGGCTCATCGCCCGCTGCGAGGACAAGCGCCCCGGCGACACCGTGAGGGTGACGCTGTTCCGCCGCGACCGCCTGCTGGAGGTGCCCGTCGTCCTGGGCCAGAAGCCCGCGGACGCCGCGTGGCTGCAGCGCGTGGAGCGCCCCACGGACGCGCAGAAGGCCGCGTTCCAGGCGTGGTTGGGGTCCCCCTGGGACGAGACTCCCGGCCCGGCGTAG